From Chthoniobacterales bacterium, one genomic window encodes:
- the sbcD gene encoding exonuclease subunit SbcD gives MQSLPPKSSGSYRILHTADWHLGKLLNDQSRDEEHERFLEWLLALATEAAAHAILVAGDIFDSANPPQSALSRYYNFVSGLNLALRVPVRAP, from the coding sequence ATGCAAAGTCTTCCTCCGAAATCATCCGGTAGCTACCGCATCCTCCACACCGCGGACTGGCATTTGGGCAAACTGCTCAACGACCAGTCGCGCGACGAGGAACACGAGCGCTTTCTCGAGTGGTTGCTGGCTCTTGCGACCGAAGCCGCCGCCCATGCCATTCTCGTGGCCGGCGACATTTTCGATTCTGCCAATCCTCCCCAATCCGCCCTGTCGCGTTACTACAATTTTGTCTCCGGCCTTAACCTTGCCCTCCGTGTCCCCGTGAGAGCCCCGTGA